A part of Sinorhizobium chiapasense genomic DNA contains:
- the chvE gene encoding multiple monosaccharide ABC transporter substrate-binding protein, with protein sequence MKLITSLLAAAAISVASFAAPVFAQDKGTVGISMPTKTSTRWISDGETMEKLFKEAGYTPDLQFADDDIPNQLAQIENMVTKGAKVLVIGAIDGTTLSDILQKAHDAGVKVIAYDRLIRDSGNVDYYATFDNFQVGVLQATSLVNGLKLDGATEPKNIELFGGSPDDNNAFFFYDGAMSVLQPLIDSGKIVVKSGQTGMDQVGTLRWDGAVAQARMENLLSSTYTDAKVDGVLSPYDGLSIGIISALKGVGYGSGDMPMPVVTGQDAELPSVKSILADEQNSTVFKDTRELAKVTVGMVNAIMDGKEPEVNDTKTYENGVKVVPSYLLKPVAVDKSNAKEILVGSGYYTEDQINN encoded by the coding sequence ATGAAATTGATTACTTCGCTTCTCGCAGCCGCGGCGATTTCCGTCGCGTCGTTTGCTGCACCGGTCTTCGCACAGGACAAGGGCACGGTCGGCATCTCCATGCCGACGAAGACGTCGACCCGCTGGATTTCCGACGGCGAGACGATGGAGAAGCTTTTCAAGGAAGCCGGCTACACGCCGGACCTGCAGTTCGCTGACGACGACATTCCGAACCAGCTCGCGCAGATCGAGAACATGGTGACCAAGGGCGCGAAGGTCCTCGTGATCGGCGCCATCGACGGCACCACGCTGTCCGACATCTTGCAGAAAGCACATGACGCTGGCGTCAAGGTCATCGCCTATGACCGGCTTATCCGCGACTCCGGCAACGTCGATTACTATGCGACCTTCGACAACTTCCAGGTCGGCGTCCTGCAGGCGACGTCGCTCGTCAACGGCCTGAAGCTCGACGGCGCGACCGAGCCGAAGAACATCGAACTTTTCGGTGGTTCGCCGGATGACAACAACGCCTTCTTCTTCTACGACGGCGCCATGTCGGTCCTGCAGCCCTTGATCGACAGCGGCAAGATCGTCGTTAAGTCCGGCCAGACGGGCATGGATCAGGTCGGCACCCTGCGTTGGGATGGCGCTGTCGCCCAGGCCCGCATGGAAAACCTGCTTTCGTCGACCTACACCGATGCCAAGGTCGACGGCGTGCTCTCGCCCTATGACGGTCTCTCGATCGGCATCATCTCCGCTCTGAAGGGCGTCGGCTATGGCTCCGGCGACATGCCGATGCCGGTAGTCACCGGTCAGGACGCCGAACTGCCGTCGGTCAAGTCGATCCTCGCCGACGAACAGAATTCGACTGTCTTCAAGGACACCCGCGAACTCGCCAAGGTCACCGTCGGCATGGTCAACGCGATCATGGACGGCAAGGAGCCGGAAGTGAACGACACCAAGACCTACGAAAACGGTGTCAAGGTCGTTCCGTCCTATCTCTTGAAGCCGGTTGCGGTGGACAAGTCCAATGCCAAGGAAATCCTTGTCGGCTCGGGCTACTACACGGAAGACCAGATCAACAACTGA
- a CDS encoding LysR family transcriptional regulator, whose amino-acid sequence MTVDSRANATGTADELLDTGLLRSGLKINHLRLILAIEDHRRISTAADSLGISQPAASRMLAEIEAIMKAPICERVARGVELTRYGEALARRARTIFLELREAAREINELKTGSGGSVSLGSVTGPALNLAVPAIRQVSTAYPGIEINVQIDNSNVLTRELLAARHDFVVGRIPDDLNPRLFNMVEIGFEEVCLIVREGHPLLDKPLASAGDLPGYDWVFQPPGTLLRRAVEDSFVSAGVRLPATVINTSSIILTLSIVRNTNAIAPVALDVANLVAGNGTPAGDIRVLPTQFPIRIKPYGLITAEGRALPPSAKLLYDLILKQSRA is encoded by the coding sequence GTGACAGTGGACAGCAGGGCGAATGCGACAGGGACGGCGGACGAACTGCTCGATACCGGCCTCCTTCGGTCGGGGCTGAAGATCAATCACCTGAGGCTCATCCTGGCGATCGAGGATCATCGCCGCATCAGCACCGCCGCCGATTCGCTCGGCATCTCGCAGCCAGCAGCGTCGCGCATGCTCGCCGAGATCGAAGCGATCATGAAGGCGCCGATCTGCGAACGCGTGGCGCGCGGCGTCGAACTGACACGTTATGGCGAGGCGCTTGCGCGACGCGCGCGCACGATCTTTCTCGAACTGCGCGAGGCCGCGCGCGAGATCAATGAATTGAAAACCGGCAGCGGCGGCTCGGTATCGTTGGGCTCCGTCACCGGCCCCGCCCTTAACCTCGCCGTGCCCGCCATCCGCCAGGTTTCGACCGCCTATCCGGGCATCGAGATCAATGTGCAGATCGACAACAGCAATGTGCTGACCCGCGAGCTTTTGGCGGCACGCCACGACTTCGTCGTCGGCCGCATCCCGGACGACCTCAATCCGCGTCTCTTCAACATGGTGGAGATCGGTTTCGAGGAAGTCTGCCTGATCGTCCGCGAAGGCCATCCCCTCCTCGACAAGCCACTGGCCAGCGCCGGCGACCTGCCGGGCTACGACTGGGTGTTCCAGCCGCCGGGCACGCTGTTGCGCCGCGCGGTCGAAGACAGCTTCGTCTCCGCCGGCGTCCGGCTGCCGGCAACTGTCATCAACACGTCCTCGATCATCCTGACGCTGTCGATCGTTCGAAACACAAACGCGATTGCGCCGGTCGCCCTCGACGTCGCAAACCTTGTCGCCGGTAACGGGACGCCCGCCGGCGATATTCGCGTGCTGCCGACCCAATTCCCGATACGCATCAAGCCCTACGGTCTCATCACCGCCGAAGGCCGTGCCCTGCCGCCAAGCGCCAAGCTCCTCTACGACCTGATCCTGAAGCAAAGCCGCGCGTGA
- the iolG gene encoding inositol 2-dehydrogenase → MTVRFGLLGAGRIGKVHAKAVSGNPDAVLVAVADAFPAAADAIAKAYGCDVRTIEAIESAADIDAVVICTPTDTHADLIERFARAGKAIFCEKPIDLDVERVKACLKVVSDTKAKLMVGFNRRFDPHFMAVRKAIADGRIGDVEMVTITSRDPGAPPVDYIKRSGGIFRDMTIHDFDMARFLLGEEPVTVTATAAVLVDKAIGEAGDYDSVSVILQTASGRQAIISNSRRATYGYDQRIEVHGSKGVVSAENQRPVSIEIATGEGYTRPPLHDFFMTRYTEAYANEIESFIAAIEKGAEITPSGKDGLAALALADAAVKSVAEKRQVNIA, encoded by the coding sequence ATGACAGTGAGATTTGGTCTTCTGGGCGCCGGGCGCATCGGCAAGGTTCACGCGAAAGCCGTCAGCGGCAATCCTGACGCCGTCCTGGTCGCGGTTGCCGACGCCTTCCCGGCGGCGGCGGACGCCATTGCCAAGGCCTATGGCTGCGACGTGCGCACGATCGAGGCAATCGAAAGCGCGGCCGATATCGATGCCGTCGTCATCTGCACGCCGACCGATACGCACGCCGACCTGATCGAGCGATTTGCCCGCGCCGGCAAGGCGATCTTCTGCGAAAAGCCGATCGATCTCGATGTCGAGCGCGTGAAGGCCTGCCTCAAGGTCGTGTCGGACACCAAGGCCAAGCTGATGGTCGGTTTCAACCGCCGCTTCGACCCGCATTTCATGGCCGTGCGCAAGGCGATCGCCGACGGCCGCATTGGCGATGTCGAGATGGTGACGATCACCTCGCGCGATCCCGGTGCGCCGCCGGTCGACTATATCAAGCGCTCGGGCGGAATCTTCCGCGACATGACGATCCACGATTTCGACATGGCGCGCTTCCTGCTCGGGGAAGAACCGGTTACCGTGACCGCCACCGCGGCGGTGCTGGTGGACAAGGCGATCGGCGAGGCCGGCGACTATGACAGCGTTTCGGTCATCCTGCAGACGGCCTCCGGCAGGCAGGCGATCATCTCGAATTCTCGCCGTGCCACCTATGGCTACGATCAGCGCATCGAGGTTCACGGATCGAAGGGAGTCGTCTCGGCGGAAAACCAGCGCCCCGTATCGATCGAAATCGCGACCGGCGAAGGCTACACGCGTCCGCCGCTGCACGACTTCTTCATGACGCGCTACACCGAGGCCTATGCAAACGAGATCGAGAGCTTCATCGCCGCGATCGAAAAAGGTGCGGAAATCACGCCCTCCGGCAAGGACG